In the genome of Hydra vulgaris chromosome 06, alternate assembly HydraT2T_AEP, the window tcaaatgcttttgataagtCAACAAAAATGCCTAAAGTAAATTTGGACTTTTCAAATGAATCTGTAATATATTGAGTTATTTTTGGTATAGCGTTCTCTGTagagttatttttgttaaacccatattgatttttatataatatattattttgagaCAGATGttggaaaattttgttataaagaattctctataaaattttagaaaaaacagagaAATATTCCTTAAtcaattgaacatttaaataaaacaataaataagaactttatataaaacattttttatggtTTCATATGAGTTTCCACCACGTTTCCGCTAATATCATCATAACCTATTgctttatttgcattttaaatgctttatcaAACTAatcaaaagataattcaaaagaaTCTAGACAAGACTAAAAAAggaaaattgaaattaataattttttttgtttcggttcgaatatttttagctaaattttttctgaaataaaaaatgttttcattttatcaGCTATCACTCTCggatcataaaaaatttcatcattaaTTTTGATGGCATTTGGTAAAGAGTCTGTTTTTGATTTCTTACTTCCTGTAATTTCTCTTAAAAGTTCCCATGTGTGTTTTGaactttgtttatgtttttctagtaaatttatgtaataatatttttgaacattttttattggacttcaaatttttttaaataagtcttgtaaaatgttttattttcaaatgattttgttttaaagtatttgataTACGATTTTTGCTTgattttagaacattttttgaaaccttGTGTAATCCATGGCGACGttatatctttctttttttaatattttatatttcggAAAGTTATATCATatacttcaaaaaatgtttttaaaaacgaattataaactaaattagcatttaGCGTTAGAATCATTAATGTGATTCCAATGAAGTAAAGATAACTGTTCCTTGAATGCTATCAATTTGTTTCTGTAAAAAATCGTTTAATGAGAAGTTTATTTTGATGGAGCAGTTTTATGTTGTCTAcgttaatagaaaaaaaaattggaaagtgATCTGAGATGTCACTTTTAATTAtgcctttttataaaaaagttaaaaatatctgTAGTAATTACATTGTCTAATAATGAGGCTGATGATGATGTAATTCTAGTAGCTTTGTTTATTAACGGTATTGctccattttcaaaaatatcattataaaattttttattgttgttgttagcGTGGTAATcgtagcaatttaaattaaaatcaccaattaTGTAGTTGAATTTCTTTTCATGTATACCTTTTTTAACTATATCATTTtgcaaaaattcattaaaattttctattacgCCAGATGGTGGGGGATAACAAAACCGGAGTAAATTAGTTATTACGATGCtgttattgatgttttataacttaaattaaatcaaaaaatacaaaaaacgaAATGGTACAAATTTTCCATATAGTATGTGGCGTCATATAGTGAGACGTTTGATCTAAAAATGGAGAttcacttaaaataaattttacttttgacGAAAATAAAAACCGGttgcgtaattaaaaaaaggattttttaaatgatagatttctaaataaaaacagtgttaaagtaaatactttttaaaagacgGTAAAAATTAGCGTTTATAGTGtacttttttaaactctaacatcaaattagagtacttttctttagttttcaGACCTATGTAATTAAATCAGAAATGTAgcaataattttatcataatcataaaaacaggAAGAGAGGAGAGGagagagagggggggggggggctacGAAAGAAAAAGACAAGTAGCGCCGTTGAAATGAACATCATGGAAGTTTATAATAAGTATCtaaaattacattttgaaaTTCACCATCTTAAAAAAGATGCTTATCAAACTATCAAggaacaattttttcaaaaaatgagtGATCTTAAAGGTCCATCTTGCAATAACGAGGTAGTTAACTTTATTGTCTAGAcacatataaaactatataaaagtaTACCATGTTTAGATTCACTTATTAGTTTTACTTCTGTGTACGTTGGTATGATATTGGTGTATGTTCTTGTattacttgttgttttttttttattactacttTGTTTTGTATTACAGCTTTGTTATATAATCTTATTCATACTTGTTGTTACTATGTATTATGTGTTATAGCTATTGAATTTTCAATAGCTATCAGCTATTGAATAGCTATCTTTtagaacttattattattacccACTAATGTTTACAAACTATATTTCATCCAATCTCAGTTTCCAGTTTTTCTACTAAATTACATCTAATTTCAATTTTCAGTGTTTCTTTACTCCTAATAGTTTATTTTGCCAGGCTCTTCTGATTGGCATGGTTATCTAGAGAGGTAAAAACAACTGCTTATCTAGAGATATGCCATTTGGCTTCTTTTCTGACTTGAGCTTAATCAaacattatcaaataaaaatactaattttatattacattttgaCTCTACATATAATCCAAGAAATATAATTTCAGATCTTACTAATTCACATGATTCAATTAGTTGTAAATATGACACTAtagatttcaataaaaaaatcaattctaACTCAGATCTTTATATTTATCTCAACATTTCTTCTTTACCATTTCAAATTGATGACCTCTGCAGTTTTATTAGTACTCTTAATACATTACCTGTGGCAATAGGTATTACTGAACCAATTTATATGTAAACGATACAAACATAacaaatatatctataaatggATTTAATATTAGGCATTACCCTACTGAGGCTTAAAAAGAGGGTGctcttctattttttaagcTCCATTTTAAATTACATAGTTTGTAATGACCTAAAGATCTACTTTTCCAAATGTCTAGAATAGATTCCATATTGAAGCCATAAAtcctcaaaaaataataataatcagaTGCATATACTGACATCCTGATTGATTCAAGAGGAGTTCACTACTATTATTTAACTCCTCTTATAGATAAGCTAAATATGGAAATATTACaccttatttattatttaacaccTATTAGTTAAGCTAAATATGGAAATATTacacctttttataaagtataaaccatcctgccacctttttataaatctctatttATAACAATGATAAGGTGggatggtatttttaatttaccaaatactatcctgttacttttttttcttcacttcgAGCACTGtgtatatacaaatttttttttcttgtattattagactaaaaattttttttgtcatgattaatgttattaatattattattgtgatATAACgtcatataaatatgtaaatatatatacgtatatatatatatatatatatatatatatatatatatatatatatatatataaatatatataaaatgcggtagtggtgtagtggtaaagcgctcgcttcataagcgagaggttccaagttcgatccccaccacgtccctggtagtaccgcgctcaacttgtttctccgcgtagtggccttgttcgtcaaggttcgtgtttcggagttatagaagtgagagagggttataaaccactattaagtagcctcctcatttgtagtggccttctcggccttgaggaggtgaataacaaaatatatatatatatatatacataaataaacatatatatatatatatatatatatatatatatatatatatatatatatatatatatatatatatatatatagtgagcGATCGTAGTTGGTATTTGACTCAGGCCGGGGCTggatttgataaaatatagctggAGCCAAGTTTGTGAttggggctgcataaacatttatacatcctatagtttatttttttattcgaaatacatataaaatatttggtacatatatgcatatataagcatcattatgatcaacatgatcattacaatcatcatcatcaacatcatcaaaAGTTTACACTCTTGTaccttttattgtaaaattaaagtttttgtgttttttgcaTAGTAACAGCAATGTGCCTGCAAAAGCCATTAGCAGCTAAAATTACATGTAagggaaataaaaaaaattttaaatttattcatagAATGTACCAATGGACAACCAGTATTTCTTTTTCAGACCTAAAGGTATTCAGTtactattttatcaataaaaattatgaaagatAACTAGTACtctattattaaatactaaattctgtattgatttttttttaaattaaactgtatttgttgaactttttatgttttcaaaatctttattgttattataattaactaaattatatatatatatatatatattttatatatatatatatatatttttatatatatgtgtataatatatatatatatatatatatatatatatatatatatatatatatatatatatatatatatatgtatatgtatatatatatatatatatatatatatatatatatatatatatatatatatatacacatatacatattcATATTCCTTTAAAAACAGCACTTAACTACTCTATGACATCTAGCAAGACAAAATTAAGGTCAGATTATGCTAaaacacattaatttaattgagcaaactaattaagtttattgtttttttaaaaaactgcaaataCTCAAATTAAAAGaccagaatgttttttttttttaaataaaattattcagaatgtttttattgtttttttgtttttatactgtAAAACATGCGCAGTGTGTTGctcatcgactatcttatagtcagctgctacaagggagtgcagctacatcaactatcttatagctttCTGCTACATGAAAGTGTCACTATATAGCTATTCCTTATTTCATacttattccttatttacttcaatattttttagtcattagaaaaaaaaatcactttatgagaaaaaaaattaacatacacACCTTTTCTGCATTTGTAGAGTTTACaagagatttataaaatggtttgtttttctCTTACATGCATAATTTTGATAGCTCTTAACACAATAcattacaatatattataatatattacaatatattataatttatatatattatacattataatatattataatttcaataattataattacaatAGCCCTTAacacaatacatttttaattttttcaatctggccatatatatttatagcgaaaaaaatgaaaattctaaaaaggacttttaattgttaaaataaaattttatcaactaaaagtcttttttctttctttgtcTCCACAGCATCACCACCTGGAGTAGCAGGACagtcttaataatttttttctttattaagttttagacCATAATTTTTTCAGACTATCTGCAgtttattaggactaattaccatAGTTACCATAGTTACCATAGCACATTAATAAGTCTCTATCATGACATGcacaaaaaatttctaaaaaattaaaaatttctactgatgttttgatgtttttaattttagaaagaaattttatatattttttaaaatctctccCTTTCATTTGTTATAGTATATCTTTATATAGGTTAtgtatattataactataaaacttcaaaagtcttttattttgtattttaaaaaatcaaaaaggatttgaaaaaaaaaagtaccagtGGTAAGATTTAAACCGCGGCACTTCAGAAGCGCTGCGAGCCTTGGCCACTAAGACTATTGTTTGATATAAGatgctatttaataaacagaaagcTTTTTATAACGACAAataagctttttcaaaaaacttctttttcttttttatagtatataataccTTTATACATGTTaggtatataatatttataaaacttcaaaagtgttttatttgctttaatagAAAATCAATCTTCAGAAACGCTACGAGCTAACCACTTTGGCCATTAAGACGTATTGTTCgataaaagtttttacactatttaacaaacaaaaaactttttataacttcaaataactctaaattaaaattaaggagatgtTGCCTCAttgcatttttcaagtaaaaatgaaactgtaaaacttgatatatgttttaacataatttgaagtttacataagttaaatatttatacatacatacgaAAGAAACAGAAATAGTTAAATccaatataactatatattaatatatctttatatgaaataattgaaaattgaaaaattgaatcaaaacaaaataaattaaaacaaaaagagtaaaaagaaTTGAATCGAGCAAATAAAAATCAGAATatctaaagtttaaaactatttaagaactttttaaagatataattaaagaataaaatacaaaataaataagcagcttttagaatataaataaaaagtgcaagtaaataaataaaagttaaaaatgataaagatCAAGAAGacaaagagtttttatttttacatttgtttttgattatgcatttttgtaaacattttttttttaatttaaagcatTGGTCATTActataattaagtttatttataattcctATAATTATCATTCTTTgtaattaagtatttattattattattaaatataatattattcatCTTTCTTTTCATTTAGGTActcatttattatattattacctacagcccttggaattagagttggcatttggcaatgccaacCCAACTGCCAACCTGACTGTATGAGGTCTGCAATTTTTTGACGATCtcagaattttaaaacttagttttatttgttaatttaagtagatttaacagcaaaaaaaaaaagttttatttaacttctgaacaagttaattaaaagaaagaaaaaaaaaatagaacaataaaaacagaatattttattttaattgtaaataaaaactttatttttatgttcttaataaaatagttaaaataaaatggcaAAACGAGAGTTTCATTTAAATTCCAAAAATTCATTTCTTGGAATAGTAAagaaaacaatcaaaataaaaacaaaaaaaacgttttattaataataaatagaatgatcaaaataaaactggaaaaactttcgttaaatttttaaattttcaagcaaACATAGACATCTAAAAGATAAGT includes:
- the LOC136081669 gene encoding uncharacterized protein LOC136081669 isoform X2; translated protein: MNIMEVYNKYLKLHFEIHHLKKDAYQTIKEQFFQKMSDLKGPSCNNENVPMDNQYFFFRPKDFLLENVAYDEKESCVKI